From the genome of Hymenobacter cellulosilyticus, one region includes:
- a CDS encoding TonB-dependent receptor plug domain-containing protein, translated as MAGVTAIQTGPGIFKPMVHGLHSNRVTILNNGVRQEGQQWGVEHGPEIDPFIASRLTVVKGAASVRYGSDAIGGVVLVEPKPLRDSAGTSADLSLVGMSNNGLGAASGTLDGNLRQLPALSWRVQGTLRRAGTMRTPDYNLKNSGFAEHNFSGAVGWRKPTYGLEVFYSQFNTRIGILPASHAESKTDLLLAIARTEPLETTGFSYAIDRAYQHVRHDVAKLTGFVQTGEAGQLQFTVAQQTDFRDEYDKFRPRNDNLASLNKPELSYTNRTSTGELLWEHKPWHHFRGSVGLAGTYQANRYANGSRQFIPYYTNLVGGAFWIEKWQQGPWLLEAGLRLDRRDLAVKRGDRDANGAFFVDRSRFQYTTRRPQ; from the coding sequence ATGGCGGGCGTCACGGCTATTCAGACCGGGCCGGGCATTTTCAAACCCATGGTGCACGGCCTGCACTCCAACCGGGTTACGATTCTGAACAACGGTGTGCGCCAGGAAGGCCAGCAGTGGGGCGTAGAGCACGGCCCCGAAATTGACCCCTTCATTGCCTCCCGCCTCACAGTGGTGAAGGGCGCGGCCAGTGTGCGCTACGGCTCCGATGCCATTGGCGGCGTGGTACTAGTGGAGCCCAAGCCTCTGCGCGACTCCGCCGGCACCAGCGCCGACCTCAGCCTGGTGGGCATGAGCAACAATGGGCTGGGCGCGGCATCGGGCACGCTCGATGGCAACCTGCGCCAGCTACCAGCCCTGAGTTGGCGGGTCCAGGGAACCTTGCGGCGGGCCGGCACGATGCGTACTCCCGACTATAACCTGAAAAACTCGGGGTTTGCCGAGCACAACTTTTCCGGGGCCGTGGGCTGGCGTAAGCCGACCTACGGACTGGAAGTTTTCTACAGCCAGTTCAACACTCGAATCGGCATTTTGCCGGCCTCGCACGCCGAAAGCAAGACCGACCTGCTGCTGGCCATTGCCCGGACCGAGCCCCTGGAAACCACTGGCTTCAGCTACGCCATAGACCGCGCCTACCAGCACGTGCGCCACGATGTAGCCAAGCTCACGGGCTTTGTGCAGACTGGTGAGGCGGGTCAGCTGCAGTTCACCGTGGCCCAGCAGACCGACTTCCGGGACGAGTACGACAAGTTTCGGCCCCGCAACGACAACTTGGCCAGCCTCAACAAGCCCGAGCTGAGCTACACCAACCGCACCAGCACCGGCGAGCTGCTGTGGGAGCACAAGCCCTGGCACCACTTCCGCGGCAGTGTGGGCCTGGCAGGCACCTATCAGGCCAACCGCTACGCCAACGGCAGCCGGCAGTTTATTCCCTATTACACCAACTTGGTGGGTGGAGCATTCTGGATTGAAAAGTGGCAGCAAGGTCCCTGGCTGCTCGAAGCCGGTTTGCGCCTAGACCGACGTGACCTAGCCGTGAAGCGTGGCGACCGGGACGCCAACGGGGCCTTCTTCGTGGACCGCAGC
- a CDS encoding carboxypeptidase-like regulatory domain-containing protein, with product MNFRFLAAARAACVLWLLLVLAATGVAQAAQQPSECTLSLSGRATDHESREGLPGATVVLLETQQATQTDAAGNYHFHVCAGLYHVQITYLGYSNEVAEVRVAEAVIRDFRLHPDAILLNSALVQGQRTAAPTTQPTAVLSGQALQQTRGRHWEKPCRKWRASRLFRPGRAFSNPWCTACTPTGLRF from the coding sequence ATGAATTTTCGCTTCCTGGCAGCCGCTAGGGCAGCGTGCGTACTGTGGCTTTTGCTAGTATTGGCAGCAACCGGAGTAGCGCAGGCCGCCCAGCAGCCGTCCGAATGCACGCTCTCCTTGAGCGGCCGTGCTACCGACCATGAGTCGCGGGAGGGGCTGCCGGGCGCTACGGTGGTTTTGCTGGAAACCCAGCAGGCTACCCAGACGGACGCGGCCGGCAACTACCATTTCCACGTTTGCGCGGGCCTTTACCACGTGCAGATAACCTACCTCGGCTACAGCAATGAGGTGGCTGAGGTGCGCGTGGCTGAGGCCGTCATTCGGGACTTCCGGCTGCATCCCGATGCTATTCTGCTTAACAGCGCCCTGGTACAGGGCCAGCGGACGGCCGCGCCTACGACCCAGCCCACGGCGGTGCTGAGCGGGCAGGCCCTGCAACAAACCCGGGGCAGGCATTGGGAGAAGCCTTGCAGAAAATGGCGGGCGTCACGGCTATTCAGACCGGGCCGGGCATTTTCAAACCCATGGTGCACGGCCTGCACTCCAACCGGGTTACGATTCTGA
- the htpG gene encoding molecular chaperone HtpG, which produces MQEKGSISIHTENIFPIIKKFLYSDHEIFLRELVSNAVDATQKLKSLGQLGEFKGELGELKVKVSVDKEARTITISDRGLGMTAEEIKKYINQIAFSGATEFVEQYKEKDTAAKDQIIGQFGLGFYSAFMVADNVEIFSKSYKDDTEGAHWTCDGSTEFSLETTDKADRGTDVVLHVAADSDEFLEAARLRTILTKYCKFLPIEIEFEGEVINQTQPIWAKQPAELTDEDYTKFYQELYPFSEPPLFWIHLNVDYPFNLTGILYFPKVKDELQFSRNKIQLYSRQVFITDEVKDVVPEFLMLLHGVIDSPDIPLNVSRSFLQADAAVKKINTYITKKVADKLAELYRKDRTGFEEKWSDIGLFVKYGMLSDDKFYDKAKDFVLLQNTAGKFFTLSEYQEFVQANQKDKNEQTVVLYTTDAETQHSFVQAALDRGYDVLKLDAVLDSHFIGQLEQKLEKVTFKRVDADTIGKLIEKDETIESVLSTEDKTKLQELFTKAISNPSMNVQVEALSPQDAPVIITVPEFMRRMKDMQRAGGGGGMQMFGSLPDTYTVSVNANHPVAQRVLSTDDEASQKLARQAFDLALLAQGLLKGEALTAFVKRSADLLTA; this is translated from the coding sequence ATGCAAGAGAAAGGTAGCATCTCGATTCATACCGAGAATATCTTCCCCATCATCAAGAAGTTTCTCTACTCCGACCACGAAATCTTCCTGCGGGAGCTGGTTTCCAACGCCGTAGACGCCACCCAGAAGCTCAAGAGCCTGGGGCAGCTGGGAGAGTTCAAAGGGGAGCTGGGCGAACTGAAAGTGAAGGTGAGCGTGGACAAGGAAGCCCGCACCATCACCATTTCGGACCGCGGCCTGGGCATGACGGCCGAGGAAATCAAGAAGTACATCAACCAGATTGCCTTCTCCGGCGCCACCGAGTTTGTGGAGCAGTACAAAGAGAAGGACACGGCTGCTAAAGACCAGATTATCGGGCAGTTCGGTTTGGGCTTCTACTCGGCTTTCATGGTGGCCGACAACGTCGAAATCTTCTCCAAGAGCTACAAGGACGACACCGAAGGTGCCCATTGGACCTGCGACGGTAGCACCGAGTTCAGCCTCGAAACCACCGACAAAGCCGACCGCGGCACCGACGTGGTGCTGCACGTAGCCGCTGATTCCGACGAGTTCTTGGAAGCGGCCCGCCTGCGCACCATCCTCACCAAGTACTGCAAGTTCCTGCCCATCGAAATCGAGTTCGAAGGTGAGGTTATCAACCAGACCCAGCCGATCTGGGCCAAGCAGCCGGCCGAGCTGACCGACGAGGACTACACCAAGTTCTACCAGGAGCTGTACCCCTTCTCGGAGCCCCCGCTGTTCTGGATTCACCTCAACGTAGACTATCCGTTCAACCTGACCGGTATTCTCTACTTCCCTAAGGTGAAGGACGAGCTGCAGTTCTCCCGCAACAAGATTCAGCTCTACTCGCGCCAGGTATTCATCACCGACGAGGTAAAGGATGTAGTGCCCGAGTTCCTGATGTTGCTCCACGGCGTGATTGACTCGCCCGATATTCCACTGAACGTGTCGCGCAGCTTCCTGCAGGCCGACGCGGCAGTGAAGAAAATCAACACCTACATTACCAAGAAGGTAGCCGACAAGCTTGCTGAGCTCTACCGCAAGGACCGCACGGGCTTCGAGGAGAAGTGGTCGGACATTGGGCTGTTCGTGAAGTACGGCATGCTCTCCGATGACAAGTTCTACGACAAGGCCAAGGACTTCGTGCTGCTGCAGAACACGGCTGGCAAGTTCTTTACCCTGAGCGAGTACCAGGAGTTTGTGCAGGCCAACCAGAAGGATAAAAACGAGCAGACCGTGGTGCTCTACACCACCGATGCCGAAACCCAGCACAGCTTCGTGCAGGCCGCCCTCGACCGGGGCTACGACGTGCTCAAGCTCGATGCAGTGCTCGACTCCCACTTCATCGGGCAGCTGGAGCAGAAGCTGGAGAAAGTCACCTTCAAGCGCGTGGACGCCGATACCATCGGCAAGCTCATCGAGAAGGACGAGACCATCGAGAGCGTACTGAGCACCGAGGATAAGACCAAGCTGCAGGAGCTTTTCACCAAGGCCATCAGCAACCCGAGCATGAACGTGCAGGTGGAGGCCCTCTCGCCCCAGGATGCGCCGGTCATTATCACCGTGCCCGAGTTTATGCGCCGCATGAAGGACATGCAGCGTGCCGGTGGGGGAGGAGGCATGCAGATGTTTGGCTCCCTGCCCGATACCTACACCGTGAGCGTGAATGCCAACCACCCCGTAGCCCAGCGCGTGCTCAGCACCGATGACGAAGCCAGCCAGAAACTGGCCCGCCAGGCTTTCGATTTGGCCTTGCTGGCGCAGGGTTTGCTGAAAGGCGAAGCCCTGACAGCCTTCGTGAAGCGTAGCGCCGACCTGCTGACGGCGTAG
- a CDS encoding toxin-antitoxin system YwqK family antitoxin, with protein MRLLRFSFLPLLLTLTLLIVGACSKKTVSFNSKPEQPALALMPDSLTNSRDTTNAPSLDTKRVAMTKEQERAAKEKEKAGQRKPKKKKNVFLGEKIKKSFTKSGPKGRNQIIEQFYYLKTFQKPNEYAPALYYFNPKKRKIFKSTAELNPATDKVLHGPYKKLQGGKVVETGYFALGTRHLRWERLNKDNELLTKTHYEMGFPRDAAVTYYDAERKKIKEVIPYVAGKVEGDYVRYLENGQRDWDGQFENGKKVGVWTKYWGFRNRRRFEYQYGESGYDPEVAEPELIKEYNRNSVLVYDKEKGIDKRDAVSDRPGAKR; from the coding sequence ATGCGCCTACTTCGGTTTTCCTTTCTGCCTCTTTTGCTCACCCTGACCCTGCTCATAGTAGGAGCCTGCAGCAAAAAGACGGTTTCCTTTAATAGTAAGCCCGAGCAGCCGGCCCTGGCCCTTATGCCGGACTCGCTGACCAACAGCCGGGATACGACCAACGCTCCTTCCTTGGACACCAAACGCGTGGCCATGACCAAGGAGCAGGAGCGGGCTGCTAAAGAGAAGGAAAAGGCTGGTCAGCGTAAGCCCAAGAAGAAAAAGAACGTTTTCCTGGGCGAGAAGATCAAAAAGAGCTTCACCAAGTCGGGACCCAAGGGCCGCAACCAGATCATTGAGCAGTTTTACTACCTCAAGACCTTCCAGAAGCCCAACGAGTACGCTCCCGCTCTGTACTACTTCAACCCCAAGAAGCGTAAGATCTTCAAGTCGACGGCTGAGCTGAACCCCGCTACCGACAAGGTGCTACACGGGCCCTACAAAAAGCTGCAGGGTGGCAAGGTGGTCGAAACGGGCTACTTTGCCCTGGGCACCCGCCATCTGCGGTGGGAGCGGCTCAATAAGGACAACGAGCTGCTAACCAAGACCCACTACGAAATGGGCTTCCCGCGCGACGCGGCCGTGACGTACTATGACGCTGAGCGTAAGAAGATAAAGGAGGTTATTCCCTACGTGGCCGGCAAAGTAGAAGGCGACTACGTGCGCTACCTCGAAAACGGGCAGCGCGACTGGGACGGGCAGTTTGAGAACGGCAAGAAAGTGGGCGTCTGGACCAAGTACTGGGGCTTCCGCAACCGCCGCCGCTTCGAGTATCAGTACGGCGAATCCGGCTACGACCCGGAAGTGGCCGAGCCCGAGCTGATAAAGGAATACAACCGCAACTCGGTGCTGGTCTACGACAAGGAAAAGGGCATCGACAAGCGCGACGCCGTATCTGACCGGCCCGGTGCCAAGCGCTAA
- a CDS encoding YraN family protein: MTHAAHELGQAGETAASAFLTSLGYAVLRQGYRHRRAEVDLIAQHGPDLLVFVEVKTRSSTQYGFPEEFVTERKRQLFRLAAEQFQLETDWHGDIRFDIVALTPSSTGFRVEHFQDAFY; encoded by the coding sequence ATGACCCACGCGGCGCACGAGCTCGGACAGGCCGGAGAAACGGCAGCCAGTGCCTTCCTGACGAGCTTGGGCTACGCGGTGCTCCGGCAGGGGTACCGCCACCGCCGGGCCGAGGTAGACCTGATTGCGCAGCACGGCCCCGATCTGCTGGTGTTCGTGGAAGTTAAAACCCGTTCCTCGACTCAGTATGGTTTTCCGGAGGAGTTCGTGACGGAACGCAAACGCCAGCTGTTTCGGCTGGCTGCCGAGCAGTTTCAGCTCGAAACCGACTGGCACGGCGACATCCGCTTCGACATCGTGGCCCTGACGCCCAGCAGCACCGGGTTTCGGGTTGAGCACTTCCAGGACGCTTTTTACTAG
- the lipB gene encoding lipoyl(octanoyl) transferase LipB, whose amino-acid sequence MSQYSSCTTSAPNPAPAAVAATPVVAGRQVEVRNLGLADYETTWAYQEELLASTLAIKSRNRQAQEEGRAPEPTPNYLLLCQHPHVYTLGKSGKPEHLLLDEAGLAQHGATFHRINRGGDITYHGPGQLVGYPILDLENFFTDIHRYLRLLEEAVILTLADYGLAAGRIAGLTGVWLDFEEGAANPRKICAMGVKCSRWVTMHGFAFNINSDLSYFGYIVPCGITDKAVTSLQQELGRAVPLPEVEQRLVGYLAHVFGAEFLVA is encoded by the coding sequence ATGTCCCAATACAGTTCCTGCACTACATCAGCTCCCAACCCGGCTCCGGCAGCCGTGGCTGCTACCCCAGTAGTAGCCGGCCGGCAGGTAGAGGTTCGTAACCTGGGCTTGGCCGATTACGAAACGACCTGGGCGTACCAGGAAGAGCTGCTGGCGTCTACGCTGGCCATCAAAAGCCGCAACCGACAGGCCCAGGAAGAAGGTCGTGCCCCCGAGCCCACGCCCAATTACCTGCTGCTTTGCCAGCACCCGCACGTGTACACCCTGGGCAAAAGCGGCAAGCCCGAACACCTGCTGCTCGATGAGGCCGGCTTGGCCCAGCACGGCGCTACTTTTCACCGCATCAACCGCGGCGGCGACATCACCTACCACGGCCCTGGTCAGCTGGTAGGCTACCCGATTCTCGACCTAGAAAACTTCTTCACCGACATTCACCGCTACCTGCGCCTGCTGGAAGAAGCCGTTATCCTGACCCTGGCCGACTACGGTCTGGCCGCGGGCCGCATTGCCGGGCTTACCGGCGTCTGGCTCGACTTTGAAGAAGGTGCTGCTAACCCCCGTAAAATCTGCGCCATGGGCGTCAAGTGCAGCCGCTGGGTTACCATGCACGGCTTTGCTTTCAACATCAACTCCGACCTTTCGTATTTCGGCTATATCGTGCCCTGCGGTATCACCGATAAAGCCGTGACTTCGCTGCAGCAGGAGCTGGGCCGTGCCGTGCCCTTGCCGGAAGTAGAACAGCGGCTGGTAGGTTATCTGGCGCACGTCTTCGGGGCTGAATTCCTTGTTGCCTAA